The window CGCAAGCTTAAATTCTGGTAGTTCAAAATTCATGATGGATGACATCCAAAAGGCGCTCTTGTGCTTACCTGAAGATTGTAGGTTCTGTTTCTGTAGGTATTTTGAAGGCTATAAGTATCATGAAATTTCAGCAGAATTAAATATACCGCTTGGAACTGTGAAAACTAAAATTCATACAGCAAGGTTAATATTAAAAAAACTATTAAAAAGCTATCGAATTTCTACTTCTACTTATTAACAATTAAAATGAGTCAGTATTCATTATATATTAAAATTGCCCGAATTCTTTCGGGCAATTTTAAATTTATTAATGTTTTCCTCTACCGTGTCCTCTATTGGAATGTCCTTTTTCCGAATGCCCTCTACCTCGACTTTGATTGAAAGAATGGTTATTGTTAGATCTATAATTTTTTGGAGAATTATACCTTACAGGTCCACGGCCTCCGTATGAAGTGCGTCTAACGTTTACATGATTAGCATACCTTACCCGGTGTGTATTGTAACTGCGATAAGGATTATTTCCATAAACAACAACCTTTCGACCATGGTTTAAATTATAGCCTCTATAACGAGTTGGCAAATATTTAGATCTTGTCCAGCGGTTTCCATTAAGGTAAACAAATTGCCTTGTTGGCACTGAATAATAAGATTGAACCTCAGGCAGATAATAATAATTTACTCTTTGGTAACCGCTCGGAACCCAAGTAGGTTGTGTTTCAATATTTACATTAAGACTTACTTGAGCTTTAGACTGATTTGCAGTTAGCGCTACAATGCCGATTACTGCAGAGATGATTAGTAGCTTTTTCATGTGATTTCTATTTGTGTGTATTCAAGTAAATTCAAATGCTGTGCCAAGATGATCATTGTAACAAGAGAGATAAAGAGAGAGTTCCTTTCGAAACTCTCCCAGCACAACTAAAAATAATTACCCTCGTCCATTTCCACGGCCTTCACGGTTATTTCCTTTATTAGCATTATTATTTCTGCCTTTGTCTTTCTGTTCATTGCGGCCATTATTTTGCGATGGTTTAGGTTGATTTACCCTCAATACGCTTTTTTGAGTACGTGTCGGCCGATTTATATTCTTATTTATGACTACGCTTTTGTTTCCATTATAATTAGGATGCCCTTTTACTACATAATATTTAGCATCACGACTATCCCTAATAATGGTTTGTTTACCACCATAATTTTTGTATTTACTGTATTGATTTACATATGTATTATTCTGTAAATACGGCTTTGGTTTATTAATAACAACTTTATAAGAATTGTAAACATCAAAATTTCCATATTGTGAAGGCAACGAATTTACCCAAACCCATCGTCCACCATTTTGATAAATATATTGGCCAGATGGTACATAATAATAGGTATCAATGTCTGGAAAATAATAATAATCAACATGATTGTAACCAGTTGGTCCCCAAACAGGTTGCGAGCCAATATTAATATTCAAACTAACTTGAGCGTTTGCGTTTTTTATATTGAAAAACGACACCATCAGCACTGCTGCAAATAAAATTAACTTTTTCATAGTATTAATATTTAAGGTTTATTGTGTGTTAATTGAAGGAATAGACAACCACATTTGCATCTAGTTTAACATCCACATTTCGTTTTAACATACTTTAACTATCTTTGCCATTACAATACATTTAAAGGCATCATTTTATATGAGTTTAGGTACTAACGAAAGCAAATACGAACTAGTTTCAGGATTAGAAATTCATGTGCAATTAAATACAAATTCAAAAATTTTTTCTGCTGATAGTGCTTCATTTGGGGGCTTGCCTAATCAAAATATTTCTACCGTTTCGTTGGCTTTACCTGGTGCCTTACCGAAATTGAATAAAGAAGTTATTGCAAAAGCGATCCGGATCGGGCTGGCTCTAAACTGTAGCATAAATCAGATTAATCATTTCGACAGAAAAAATTATTTTTATGCCGATTTGCCTAAAGGATATCAAATTACTCAAGATAACCAACCCATTTGCATCAATGGTTTTGTTGAAGTAGAATTGGCTGATGGAAGCACTAAAAAGATTGGCATTAATCGAATTCATCTCGAAGAAGATGCTGGGAAAAGTATTCACGACCAGAATGTTAATTATTCGTTAGTCGATTTAAATCGTGCTGGCGTACCTTTAATTGAAATTGTAACCGAACCTGATATTCGCAGTGCTGAGGAAGCATCAGCTTTGCTTAGTGAAATTAGGAAACTTGTTCGGCATTTAAATGTAAGCGATGGAAATATGGAAGAAGGAAGTTTGCGTTGCGATGCAAACATTTCCATTAGAGAATTTGGTTCTGAAGCATATGGAACCCGCTGTGAAGTAAAAAATTTGAATTCTATGCGTAACGTTCGCACAGCGATGAATTTTGAGTTTACACGACAGGTTGAAGTGATTTCTAATGGAGGGAAAATTATCCAGAGCACTTTAAATTTTGATGCAGAGCATGGTACAACTTCGCCAATGCGAACTAAAGAAGAAGCAAACGATTACCGATATTTTGCTGATCCAGATTTGCCACCTGTTCAAATTTCTGATGAATGGCTTGCAAAGATTAAATCGGAAATGCCAATATTGCCGAGTGAAATCTCCAAACAATTAATTTCTGAATTCAGTATTAGCAAAGCTGATGCAGCACTTTTCGCTGAAGATATTGATCTACTAAATTATTTTAATTTGGCTCTGCCAAATGTAAATAATAAAAAAAGCTTAACTAATTGGCTTATCGGACCAATTAGAGCGTTACTAAATGAGCGGGAAATCGCCATTGTCGATTATAAAATTAAACCTTCACAAATGGCTGATGCGATAAATTTAGTTGATGATAAGAAAATTACTCAGCAAATTGCTATTCAGCAATTATTACCAGCAGTAGAAGAAAGCCAAATTGCTGACGTGGCAGATTTAGCAAAAACTTTAAATCTTTTGATAACAGAAAACGTTGATGAGTTAGATAGTTTTATTGACGAAGTATTAAATAATTATCCACAACAAGTGATGGCCTACAAAAAAGGTAAAAAAGGCGTATTGGGTCTGTTTGTAGGTGATGTAATGAAACTTGCTAAAGGTAAAGCAGACGCTAAGAAATTAAATGAGTTAATAATTGAAAAACTAAAATAATAATGAAATTAAAACAATTAAGCCTTATTGCGCTTATCGCAATTGGTTTTGCAGCTTGTAAACCAAAAGATAGTTTTACAATAGACGGAACGTTTAACAATCGTGGAACGGAGAAAAAGGTATTTTTGTTCGGCATGCAAAGCAGCAAGATGGTTGCTATTGATTCTACAAATATCTCCGAAAAAGGGGAATTTAAGTTTATTAGAAAAACGCCATCTGTTGATTTTTTTAGGGTTACAGTTGGCAACCATGAATTTATGTTGATTGCAAAAAACGGTGATGAAATTAAATTAGAGGCAGATTTAGCAGATAAATCGATGGCTTATAAAATTACTGGCGCAAACGAGGTTGAAAAATTATCAGAATTAAATGCGATTAGAAGTGATTTCGCAAAGCAAGTTGAAAAGCTTCAGGCTGATTTTGAAGCTAAAGTAGCGACGCAACCTCAAAATAGAGCACAGGTTTTAGAAG is drawn from Pedobacter mucosus and contains these coding sequences:
- the gatB gene encoding Asp-tRNA(Asn)/Glu-tRNA(Gln) amidotransferase subunit GatB translates to MSLGTNESKYELVSGLEIHVQLNTNSKIFSADSASFGGLPNQNISTVSLALPGALPKLNKEVIAKAIRIGLALNCSINQINHFDRKNYFYADLPKGYQITQDNQPICINGFVEVELADGSTKKIGINRIHLEEDAGKSIHDQNVNYSLVDLNRAGVPLIEIVTEPDIRSAEEASALLSEIRKLVRHLNVSDGNMEEGSLRCDANISIREFGSEAYGTRCEVKNLNSMRNVRTAMNFEFTRQVEVISNGGKIIQSTLNFDAEHGTTSPMRTKEEANDYRYFADPDLPPVQISDEWLAKIKSEMPILPSEISKQLISEFSISKADAALFAEDIDLLNYFNLALPNVNNKKSLTNWLIGPIRALLNEREIAIVDYKIKPSQMADAINLVDDKKITQQIAIQQLLPAVEESQIADVADLAKTLNLLITENVDELDSFIDEVLNNYPQQVMAYKKGKKGVLGLFVGDVMKLAKGKADAKKLNELIIEKLK